In Terriglobales bacterium, the genomic stretch TCTTCATTTTCCTGGTGTTGGCCGCCATCAGGGTCATCAGCGGGAAACACTCCATCCAGAGCACGTGCGAATCGAACATCCAGCCGTACTCGAAGCCGGCAGCCTCGGCCTGGCGCGTCAGGCCGACGATGCGCTCGACCGTCATGTCGGGCTTGAAGGTGATACCGAACTTCATCACAGCCCTCCCCTGCGGAAAACCCCTCAAGAGGCGCGGATTCTAGCACACAGTGTGGCATATGCGCTGTTCCAGCCCAACTGCGTAAGCCTCGGAAAACGCTTCCGAATAAACCCAGATTTAAAGACGCACCAACCCAGCGCGAGCGCAGCGAGCCCGGCATGCTTCGCCAGCCCAACGCGTGAGCGTTGGGTAGGGTCGCAAACCAAACCAGCCCGAGCGCACGCGAGGCCGACACGATGTTGGTGAGGCCGACAGCCCGAATCACTCTGCGATCAACATCAAGACATCCAACCGCGCGGCGGCGTCGCAATGTGGCGAAACCCTGTATTGGCGTTACAATGGCGCGCTGCAAGGACTAGACCGGAGACGCCCTCATGGCATTCGACACCATCATCGCCAACGGCACTATTGCCACTGCGGTAGATACCTGCAACGCTGATATCGGCATCAGCGACGGCAAAATTTCCGCCATCGCCGCCTCGCTGCCGCGCGAGCAGGGCAAGAAGATCATCGACGCCAAAGGCAAGTACGTTTTCCCCGGCGGTATTGATGTCCACACCCATCTCGATATGCCCTTCGGCGGCACCACCAGTTCCGACGACTTTGATACCGGCACGCGCGCCGCGCTCTTTGGCGGCACCACCACGCTGATTGACTTCGCCATCCAGGGTAAGGGCCAGAGCCTCCACCAGGCATTCGACACGTGGATGAAGAAAGCCGACGGCAAGGCCAACTGCGATTACGGATTCCACTGCATCATCACCGACCTGCCCGACGCCTGCGTTGACGAAATGGGAGTGATGGTGCGCGAGGGGGTGCCGACATTCAAGCTGTTCATGGCCTATCCCGGCGTGCTGATGCTCGACGACGGCAGCATCTTCAAAGCGCTGCGCGCGACCGCAAAAAACGGCGGCATGGTTTGCATGCACGCGGAAAACGGCAGCGCTATCGACGTCATCGTCAAGCAGGCGCTGGCGGAGGGCAAAACCGCGCCCAAATATCACGCCCTCACTCGCCCCACCACTGCCGAAGCAGAGGCCGTCAGCCGCGCGGTAGCGTTGTCGGAGATGGCGGGCGCGCCGCTCTACATCGTGCACCTCAGTTGCAACGACGCGCTCGAGAAAGTTCGCGAGGCACGCGATCGCGGACTGCCGGTATACGCCGAGACCTGCCCGCAATACCTCTATCTCTCCCTGGAAAATTTCGACGCTCCCGGCTTTGAAGGGGCGAAGTACGTGTTCACTCCGCCGCTGCGCGAAAAATGGCACCTGGAAAAACTCTGGGAAGGCTTGAAGCACGATCATCTGCAAGTGGTCTCCACCGACCACTGCCCGTTCTGCTTCAAGGAGCAGAAGGAACTCGGCAAGGATGACTTCACCAAGATTCCCAACGGCGGGCCCGGCATCGAGCACCGCATGAGCCTGGTGTACTCCGGCGGCGTGGCCGGCGGACGCTTCAACGTGAACCGTTTCGTGGAACTGGTCTCCACTACGCCGGCCAAACTGTTCGGCCTTTACCCGCGCAAGGGAGCGATCGCGGTGGGCAGCGATGCCGACCTGGTCATCTTCGACCCCAAGCGCAAGCACACCATCAGCGCCACGACGCACCACATGCGGGTGGATTACAGCATGTTCGAAGGGATCACCGTGACCGGCATGCCGGAGTTGGTGATGTCACGCGGGCGCGTGGTCGTGGAGGGTGATCAATTCCACGGCAAGGCAGGCGCCGGGAATTTCATGAAGCGCTCCGCTTACTCAGGCGTGTAGAAAAAGCAGCTATAGATTTCAAGGATGACAGATCGGAAGAAGATCGGTCAGTCTCTGCGATCGCGCCCAGGGACTGACCGACTGTGGCAGTCTTTCTTTTCAGTGCTGGTGGTACTCATATTCCCGGTAGAGCGTGTACACCAGGTGAGCAGTCGCGCCGGCGACTTTTTCCTGGTACTCGGTATCGACAATCTGGATTCGGCCGTGCTGTTGTTCCGCGATGCGTTCGGCCTCTTCCTTGCTGTCGGCATCGCCCTTGTAATCGCGCCATCCGCCCGCGGCAGCGGCCGGATCAAATGCAAACACTAGAAAACGTTTCAGTGCCATAGTTCCCTGCCTATTGAACTGCGCACAGGATTTTAGCAGGTCTTTCGCTTCCATTCCCGCCTCATTCGCCGGCAGTCACGGTGTTGGCGCGCATTGCCGAACTCGCGAAGCGCGGCGAGTTCCGACAGGATTTTTCCTTGACCCTTCTGCTATCATTGCCAACTTCCCGACACGGGGAACGCTACGGGGGAGACTTGCCTAGCCAGCGACAGGTCAGATGGGCGCAGTTGCGCGTCGGTTTGGTAGTCATCTTCGCCAGTATCACCCTCATTGTTCTGGTCTTCCTGATGACCGGACCGAGCGGCCTGTTCACCAAGAAAATTGTAGTCAGCACTTTTTTCAATAACGCCGGCGGATTGCGTGTGGGTGCCCCGGTACGTCTGGAAGGCGTCGACGTCGGCAACGTTAACGCCATCACCGTTGTCCCCAGTCACGGCCTGACCCCGGTCCAAGTGAGGATGAAACTGAGCACCCGCTTTCCGGGGGCGCTCAAGAAGGACTCGGTCGCCAGCCTTTCCACCGCAGGCGTGCTGGGTGAGACCTTTGTCGACATCGACAGCCGCGGCGCCACCGGCCCGCCCGCGCAGAACGGCGACACGCTGACCGGGAAAGCAAGCTCGCAATTGCAGGACGTGGTGCAAGCCAGCCAGAGCACTCTCGAGAACGTGGACGTCTTGGTTCGCCGCGTCGATCGCATCCTGACCCAGATTGAGAGCGGAAACGGGTCTATCGGCAAGCTGATTTACGACGAGAAGCTCTACGAGCGCCTCAATACCACGCTCACGGAAGTGCAAAGCATGGTCACGCAGATCAGCCAGGGCCGGGGCAGCGTGGGCAAGCTGATTGCCAGCGACGAGCTTTACAACAAGGCTACCGGCGCCATCGACAACCTGAACAAGGTCATCGACGAGATCAACAGCGGCCAAGGCACCATCGGCAAGTTCATCAAGGATCCCTCGCTGTACAACAATGCCAATGCCACCATCGCGAAGGCCAATGCGCTCATGGCCGACATCAACGCGGGCAAGGGCGCGCTCGGCAAGTTCGCGCAGGACCCCGAGTTTGCGCGCAAGCTCGATAACACCATGACCAAACTGTCCTCCATTGCCGACAAGGTCGATTCCGACAAGGGCACTGCCGGGCTCCTGCTCACCGATCCCAAGGTCTACAACAACACCGACCAGATGCTTTTGGAGACACGCAACCTGGTGAAGGCCATCCGCGAGAACCCAAAGAAGTACCTGACCATCCACTTTAAAGTTTTCTAGGCCCTTGTTGTGCCAGGATTGTTCTTCCCGTCGGAGCTCGTCCCTTCCTGCTTGAGCCCTGCGGCTCGCGCCTGTACACTCATTCGTTTTGTGATTCGACCTGAGGACCCTATGCGTACTTTTTCTATCGTCGCCATTTGCCTGCTGCTCATCTCCTGTTCCTTCGCGCAAACCAGAACACCGGCGAACCCGGCCGGGCTCAGCCTCCCCGCCGACCTGCCCAACATCCCGGTGTTCGACCTCAGCGCCATGGACAAGTCCGTCGACGCGTGCGTGGATTTCTATAAGTACGCCTGCGGCGGGTGGATGAAGAAGAATCCCGTTCCGCCTGACCAGGCCATCTGGGGCCGCTTCAGCGAACTGCAGGAACGCAATCGCGACGTCCTGCATGCCATCCTGGAATTTGCCGCCAAGCCTGATCCCAAGCGGAATGCGGTGATGCAGAAGATCGGCGATTTTTATGCCTCCTGCATGGACGAGCAGAAGGCGAACGCCGCCGGCAGCAAGCCGCTGCAACCCGTTTTCGATCGCATCGACAAGATCAGCAGCCGCGAGGACCTCGTCAAGACCATGGCCTACCTGCATGTCCTCGGGGTAAATGCCGCATTCCGCTTCGGTCCCGAAGCCGACCTGCACCACTCGACGATGCAGATTGCCGCCGTGCACCAGGGCGGTCTCGGGCTGCCGGATCGCGACTACTATCTCAAGGACGATGCCAAGTCAGTCGAACAGCGCGAGAAATATGTCGGGCATATAGCCAGGATCTTTGAGCTGCTCGGCGACAATGGGCAAACCGCCGCCGCCAAAGCCAAAACCGTGATGACCATCGAGACGGCGCTGGCCCAAGCCGCCATGGACCGGGTCGCGTTTCGCAACCCCGAAAACCGCGATCATCCGATGACGCAGCAGCAATTGGCGGAACTGGCGCCGGGGCTGGATTTCAATCAGTACTTCACCGCCACGGGCGCGCCGGCTATCAGCAAGGTGAACGTGGTAGCGCCCGATTTCTTCAAGGCGCTGAACGGTCAGATTGACTCCGTGCCGCTGAATGACTGGAAGACCTACTTGCGCTGGCACCTGGTTCACACCTACGCTCCATGGCTCTCGGCGCCGTTCGTCGAGGAAAACTTCCGCTTTTACAACCAGTACCTGGAAGGCCAGAAAGAACAACAACCCCGGTGGAAGCGGTGCGTTCGCCTCACCGACAGCCGGCTCGGGGAAGCTCTGGGACAGCCTTACGTGGACCTGACCTTCGGCGTGGAAGGCAAGCAGCACACGCTGAAGATGGTGACCGAGATCGAGAAAGCGATGGGCGAAGATCTTCAGTCGCTGTCCTGGATGACGCCGGAAACCAGGAAAGCCGCCGCCGTCAAGCTGGCTGCGATCACCAACAAGATCGGCTATCCCGACAACTGGCGCGATTACTCCATGCTGCAAATCGTTCGCGGCGACTTTCTCACTGACCTGGAGCGCGCCGACCAGTTCGAACGGATGCGGCAGCTGAATAAAATCGGCAAACCGACGGACAAGCTGGAATGGGGAATGTCACCGCCCACGGTCAATGCGTATTACAACCCGCCGCAGAACAACATCAATTTCCCGGCGGGAATCCTTCAGCCGCCGTTCTACGACAACAAAATGGACGATGCGGTCAACTTCGGCGCCATCGGGGCCGTCATCGGTCACGAACTTACGCACGGCTTCGACGACCAAGGGAGCAAGTACGATGGGGGCGGAGACCTGCGGAACTGGTGGACCCCCACCGACAAGGCGGAATTTGAGAAGAGAACGTCGTGCATCTCCGATGAGTACGACCAGTTCGTCGCGGTCGATGATGTCCACCTGAAGGGACGATTGACGCTAGGCGAAAACACGGCCGATAACGGCGGCCTCCGCATTTCGCTGATGGCTCTGCACAACAAGATGAAAGAGGAAAATCAGCCCCCCAAGCAGATTGACGGCTTCACTCCCGACCAGCGCTTCTTCATCTCGTTCGCACAGGTGTGGTGCCAGAACGTGACCCCGGAGCAGTCGCGCCTGCGCGCGCTCACCGATCCCCATTCGCCGGGACAGTACCGTGTCAAGGGGGTCGTCTCCAACATGCCGGAGTTCCAGAAGACCTGGGGCTGCAACCCCGGCCAGCCCATGGTCCGGGAAAATGCTTGCCGTGTGTGGTGAGGTGCAACGGCCCATCACCCCAATTAAAAGGCCTGGTTGGGCCAGGCCTTTGCTGAAAACTTAGGCCCTCTCAGAAGATGCCGAGCTTCTTTTTCCGCTTTAACTTTTCTTTCGCGCCGGGCGTGTCGGAGGCGACGATCACGGGCTGCGTCTGGTTCGGGCTAGCCCCGGAATCCACAAATCCCGGCTTAATGTCGATGAATGCATTTTCGCGCAGCTTGGTTAGGTATTCGCGCAATGCGGGCTGCAGCTTCTGGTAGTAGATCGCCTCCTGGATGTTGGGCTCGACGGTTTTCAGCGGGGGCACGCCCGCCGCCGTGTGCTCGGTCACTTTCAAAATGACGAATCCCTGCTTCGTGCGGATGACGTCGGTCACGTCACCAGGTTTCATGGCGAACGTCCGGTCTTCCAACTCCTTGGCCATGGTGCCGCGCTTGAATTCGCCCAAATCGCCGCCCTGCGCTGCCGACGGACCTTGCGACAATTTCTTGGCGACGTCTTCAAATTTTTCCCCGGCCTTGATCGCCGCCAGCGCTTCCTGGGCTTTTTTCTGCGCGGCTTCGAGTTGCTGCGCGTCCGGCGGCGCCGGGTTGTTCTTGTCCACGCTGGGCTGCTGCGTGGAAATCAGAATTTCGCTCAGCCGGACGGTTTCCGGTCTCTGGAAGTCCTTCTGATGCTCGTCGTAAAACTTCTTGATCTCCTCCGGCATGACCTGCACGTGGGAGCCCACTTCCCGCTGGATCACCTGCTGCGTGACGATCTGGTTTTTCAGGTTCTGCTTGAAATCCTCGTAGGAGACGCCCTGGGCCTCGGCCGCCTTCTGCAGCGCTTCCATGCTATCCAGGTTCATGTTCTTACGAATTTCGTCGAGACGCTTGATGACCTCGGTGTCGCCGGAAATGCCGAGGTCCTGCGCCTTCTGCACCAGCAACTGCTGGTCAATTACATCGCGGAGAATGTTCTTGTCGTTCTTCTTGACTTCCTCATCCGCCGCGGCGCCGGTCCCCATTTTTTCATGGACCTCCTGCACCATCTGCTCCCGGCTCTTGATCAACTCCGAACGGGTAATAATGGCGCTGTTGACGCGCGCGATGATTTCCTCGATGACGGAATCAGCGGCAAATGCGGCGGCGCAGGCCAGGCACAACCCGGCCAGCAGGACGGCGGACTTCTGGAAGATGCTTCTCATGGCAAAATGGCAACCTACTCTGGTTCTTCGGGACTGTATTTGAATTTTACATGGACGAGGCGGCCGCGGGCCAGCGCCGGACGGCGTTTTGTTATTCTTTATCTCTTCGAGGTTGCTCATGAAAATCTTCCTCATCGTCGGGGCGCTGCTGCTCGCCTCCTTCTCCGCCTCCGCTGCCGCGCAAGAGGCAAGCCAGAAAATTCCCGATCTCACGCAACTTGACCGCATGGCTGCACGCTTTGCGAGTACACCGCTGCGAGTGGAGATCTCGCGCCTGTCGTCCGGCGACCGGCAAGCGCTCGTCAAGTTGATCCAGGCGGCGCGCATTCTCAATTCCATCTTCATGAACCAGCTTTGGAGCGGCGACCTCGCCCTTTACCAGAAGCTGCAGACAGACAAGACTGCTCTCGGGCAAGCACGCCTGCACTACTTCTGGATCAACAAGGGACCGTGGTCCGACCTCGATGAGTTCCGCGCTTTCGTCCCCGGTGTTCCGGCACGCAAGCCGCTCGGCAGCAACTTCTACCCGCCCAATCTGACCAAGACGGCCTTTGAAGACTGGCTGGCGACGCTTCCGCCAGAGCAGCAGGAAGCAGCCAAAGGATTTTTCACCGTCATCCGCCAGCAGGGCGCAAAGCTGGGCTTGGTTCCGTACAGCCAGGAGTACCGTTCCGACTTGGAAAAATGCGCCGCGCTCCTCCGCGAGGCCGCCGCGCTGACCGATAACGCCTCGTTAAAGCGCTTCCTGAGCACGCGCGCCGACGCTTTCCTCTCCAACGATTATTACGAAAGCGACGTGGCGTGGATGGACCTGGACGCGCCGCTCGACATCACGTTCGGGCCCTACGAGACTTACAACGACGAGCTTTTCGGTTACAAGGCCGCCTTTGAGGCCTATATCAACCTTCGTGACGACGCTGAATCCTCCAAGCTCTCCGCCTTCGCGGGTGCGCTGCAAACCGTCGAAAACAATCTTCCTGAGGATCCGCAGTACCGCAATCCCAAGTTGGGTCCCGGCGCTCCCATCCGCGTGGTGAACGAAATCATCGCCAGCGGAGACGGCGCCCACGGCATTCAAACCGCCGCCTACAACTTGCCGAACGACGAGCGCGTGGTTGCGCAGAAAGGCTCCAAGCGCGTCATGCTGAAAAACGTGCAGGAAGCCAAGTTCCGCACCGTGCTGATTCCCATCGCTTCGCGGCTGTTGGTTGACCGCGAGCGCGCCGACGTCAGCTTCGAGCAGTTCTTCACCCATATCCTCTGCCATGAACTGATGCACGGCCTGGGCCCGCACCAGATCACCGTAGACGGCCAGGCTTCCAACCCGCGCTTGCAGCTGAAAGAGCTATACAGCGCCATCGAGGAGGCGAAGGCCGATGCCACAGGACTGTGGGCGCTGCAATTCATGATGGACCATGCCAAGGAGTTGAACCTGACCGGCGTTCTGCGCTCTGGACCGGCAGCCGAGCGCCAGCTCTACACTACGTTCCTGGCATCAGCGTTTCGCTCGCTACGTTTCGGTTCCGGCGACGCTCATGGCAAGGGGATGGCAATGCAGTTTAACTACCTGGTCGACCATGGCGGCTTCGCGCAGCAGCCGGACCGAACCTTCGCCGTCGATTTCAACAAGATCAAGGACGCGGTCCGCGACCTCACCCATGACCTGCTCACGGTCGAGGCCACCGGCGACTATGCCGGCGCGCAGAAGATGCTGGCGCTCGCCGTCATCCGCCCCAACGTCGCGCAGCAGTTGGCCCGGCTCTCCAATGTCCCGGTGGATATTGAGCCCATCTTCACCACCGCCGACGAGCTGGCGCCGGAACCAGGCAAGCAGGTGAAACCAGTTACCAAGCACAAAGGCAAGTCGTCGAACTCGAGCCGTAAACCTCGGGCACAGCAATAACGTGCGCTGACTGAGAGCTTCGACTCCGCTAAGTGATTGATTATCTGTGATAAGCGGAAAAACGCAGACCACCCCCCGCCAGCTGCCTGCGTCCAAGTAGCGGGAACAAGTCGCGTGCGGGAAGGCGAGATGCCGCCCTCCGAACCAGGGGTCCCCACCTCGACTGTTATTCCAATTTCGGAGGCTAATCATGAAACTGAAAATAGCAACCGGGCTGATGGCCCTGCTGATTTTTGCGTGCGCAGTTGCGGTAGCAAAATCGGATGATAACGACAACGAAGGCAAAGCCCGCACCCTGGCCGGCTGCCTGCAAAAGGGCGACGGCGCCAACGAGTTTGTGCTCACCGCGAAAGACGGTAGCACGTGGGAGCTGCGCAGCGACAACGTTGACCTGGCGCCGCACGTCGGGCATACCGTCAAGATCACCGGAACCGCATCGCGCGCTCATGCCAAGGCGCACGAGATGAAAGAAAAGACCAAGACCGAGATGCAGGAACACGGCATGGACAAGAACGCAACCGAGCATGGCCACCTGAAGGTCACCAACCTCAGCATGGTCAGCGAAAGCTGCAAGCCCTGAACCACTTGCGAAACCCAAAGGCCGCCCTCGGGCGGCCTTTGATTTTTTGGCGACTCGTAGCGAGTAACATGACCGGGGGGTGCGGCAATGAACAGCGATAAATCCCTTCGTCATTGGCTGGCGTGGCTGCTCGACGGGAAGGACGCACACGCCTCGTTCGATGACGCCGTCCGCGGCTTTCCGCCGAAGTTGCGCGGCGCAAAAGCCGAGAACCTGCCGCATACCGCTTGGCAACTGCTGGAACACATGCGGATCGCGCTGCATGACATCCTTGATTTCAGCATCAATCCTGAATACAAATCCCTCGCCTGGCCGGACAAGTACTGGCCGAAGAGCGCAACTCCTCCGGCGGGAGCTTGGAACAAAAGCGTGCGCCAGTATCGCGCCGACCTGGCAGCGATGCGCGAGCTGGTAATGAGCCCCAAGACCGACCTGCACGTGGCCATACCGTGGGGTGACGGTCAGACCATTCTGCGCGAAGCGCTGCTCATTGCCGACCACAACTCCTACCACCTCGGGCAGTTGATCCTGGTGCGCAAGGCGTTAGGCGCTTGGAAGGGGTGAGCTGGACACGGTTGCAATTCCGGAGCAGTCGCTGTCCCCGCTTATGGCTTTTTCTTTTTCTGGAAGAAGCCGCCGAGAATTCCGCCAATGCCGCTCTGCACGCCCTGCGCGGGCGCGGTTACCGTGTTGCCAATAAAGCCGCCCACGTCCGGCACGAAGATCGGGTTTTGCGTCGTGCCCTGGATGTAGAAAGGGATAGCCTTGTTGGTCTGGCCCAGGCCCGCGACTTTCTGCAGGCCCCCGACTAGGCTGGCGTTGCTGTTGAGCCTGGCGGTCATCTTGAAGTTCAGCGCGTTGGCATTGGAGAGCGTGCCGGCGCCGGTAACGGTGCCGAGTTCCGGCACGATGATGGTGAGCGAGTCGGCGCGAATGCCTTCGGGCGCGATGCGCAGGCGCGAGTTCATGGCTTGAATGGTGGTATCGGGGCTGCTGCGGATACCGGCGAGCGAGGCAATCGCCGACATCTTCGAGCCGAGATTGAAATTGGCGAGCTTGACGTTGGCCAGGTCGAGCGTGCCGGTGGTGACCAGCTTGTCGAGCGCGCCGTCGATGGCCAGGTTCGCCGTGACCGATCCGCCCTGCAGCGACGAGCCCGCGGGCAGCGCAACCCCGAGCGCGGGCAGAAGCCCGGCAACTTCGGTAATGGGCAGGTTCTGCCCGGTAAGCTTCATGTGAACGACGGTGTCTTCGCCGCGCCTCTGGTAATTGCCGCTGATAACGGTAACGGCGCTCCCGGTCTGCACTTCCCCGCGGGAGAGCGAACCTGCCAGGCGCTTCAAGTCGTATTCCGATGTATAGCTGAGCATGACCGGCTGGCGAGCCGGCGTGCCGGACTTAACCACGCGCAGGTCATGCGCCTTGGCGCTGCCTTCGCTTTTCAGGAATTTGCCGTCGGAGGAGATTGTGCCGGTGTAATCCATCACCCCGGCAAGACCGGAATCGGCAGCCAGAAAGCCGGTGCGTGACAGGTCCATGCTGGTGATGGACACGGAGGCTTGCAGCGGCGTGCGCGAGGCATCGGTGCGGTCGATCGGTCCGGCGTTGCCGTCCACTTTCAGCTTCCCGCCGCCCGGAGTGGCCGCTTCCAGCGTGAAAGGAATTGGCGATGCGTAGGAGATATTGCTGGCATCGACCGTGACGTCGTCATAGGTGAGCGGCTTCCTGCCGCCGGCAGCAACCGAGACCCGCCCGTGCACGACGCGCAGTTTCTGCACGGAAAAATTGGCGGCCGTGCTCGGGGATGTGCTGGCGGTCGAAGTCTTGGCTGCGCCAATCGTGGAGAAGTTCCATTTGCCGGAGTTGTTCTGAATCAGCGCAACCTCAGGATTGACGACGGTAATGGAGTGGATATTGAGCGTGCGCGAGAAGATGAGCGCCGCCAGGTCCACTCCCACATCGAGCGATTTGGCGCCCAGGAAAGGCTTGGAGCTGAAGGCGGGATCGTCGGCGATGGTGATATTTTCCGCGGAGACGCCGCCCGCCATCAGCGAGAGCGAGATGTGCCCGATCGTGACCTCGCGCGCAAGCGCGCTATGGAGTTCCGTCTGGATGCGCGGTCGGAAGGAATCCGCGTCGAAAAACAGCGGCAGTGCGACCGCAATGATGACGAGCAGACCGAGCAAAAGCCCGATGACGAGGAGAGCGCGCTTCATGGCGTGAAGCTTACCTCTGAGCAGCGCGCGAGGCTAGAGGGAAGAAAGATTACTTGCGCGCCAGGGATTGCATGTCGGCGTCGTTGGCGGGGAGGAAGTAGCCGACCACGATGGCCATGCCCTCGGCATTGGCCTGGCGCGGGTTGCCATACTTGGCCTGCACCGCAACCTCATCGCCTTTTTTCAGGGGAAAGCCGCCGCGGTCCAAAAATACCACCACCGGCATGGACTGGATATGACCTTCACCGTCGAGCGTGGAATCCAACTTCGCGATCGATTGCTTCTGGGTTTCGTCGGAGAGCACAAGCTGCTCACCGTAGTCATGCATATGGCCGCCGACGCCAAGCAGCCGGCCGGAAAAATTCACCGCAATTTCGGCGTTCATGGTCATGCCGCCGCTAACGATCGGGAAGCTGGAGTCGCCGCACTGCTTGACGTCAAACCAGGCCGGGTAAACGCTCTTCAGCGACGCCGTTTCTGGCTGATATTCCATGCGCACCACCAGCCACGCGCTCGGATAATCCTGCCCCGTAGGGTTGTGAAACATGGTGGTCACGCGGATGCGATCGCCTTTGTGCACGCGGTAGCCAAAACCGGGCAGCGCCGGCCAGTCGTTCATCTCGCCGCCGGCGCCGAAAATGTGCTCCTCTTTGTTGGGACAAAGAAAATCGGAGCGGCGCGTGTTCCAGAAGGCAACGTGATGCAGCATGCGTCCCGGAAGTTTGTTGCCGGCATCGTCCACCAGCGCAGGATGGTAGGCGGTAATCCATCCGTCGAACGGAATGGTGAGGAACTGGGGCAGAGGCTGATGGGTGGCGGTGTGATCGGTGTGCGCGGGCAGATACAACGGCCCCAGCTTCGCCGTGATCTCGCGCTTGTCGGTGTCGGAACTGAGGGACAGCATGGCGTGCGAAACCCTGGGCATGGCATGGTGCTCATGCTGCGCCGCCGCAGAGGTGGTTAGCGCCGCCACAAAAAGGAGACCGATGGTTCGCTTCACGTTCATCAGGCGTGGGTCGTCCGAGCCCGTTTTGCGCTCTTGGTAAGGATAGACAAAATTTCCTGCAATCCCTGCCGCACTCGTCTCAATCCATCGGTCGGGGCCCGCCGAGGAAATGGCAGCCCGACCTGGCCCTTGACTGCCTTGGCCTCCGTCCGCAATTGCTGCCGGGCGCCGGCAATGGTGAAACCGTGATCGTAGAGCAGGGCTTTGATGCGCAGCACATTTTCCAGGTCACGCTGCCGGTACATGCGCTGGCCGGTACTGCTCTTGATCGGCTTGAGCTGGGGGAATTCAGTCTCCCAGAACCGCAGCACGTACGCCGGCAAGCGGCAAAGCCGCGAAACCTCTCCAATACGGAAGTAGAGTTTGTCGGGGATGAGCACCTCTTCGCCCCGCTTCTTGCCCGCTGATTTTGCTGTCGCCATCTGCCCTCTTTTTGTGATTGCTGGTGGTAATAGGGTTGCTCGCCCCTGGCTCACCGGGTATCAGCCTGCGTTTTCTAGCACGATGCAGCCCCCAGGACAACTCCTCTGTTCAGCTTGGCCTCAAATTCAGCAGGCACGATGCTAGGTGAGGTGTAATCTTGGTACCCGGTCTTGGGGCTCCGCAGCGGTTTCTCTTCGTTTCAATCGTAATCCTGACCTTAATTCTGCTCAACGCCTGCGGCGGCACTACCTCCACCGCCGGCGGCGCTACGCCGGGCGGAGGAACGGCAAACGTCACGGTGCAACTGCAGGCTTCGCCGGCATCGGTTCCGGTAGGCCAATCGACCACGCTTACTTGGAGCACGACGAATGCAAGCGCGGTTTCGCTGACGCCGGGGGGAAGCGCCAACATGCCCCTGGCGGGCAACCTGAAGGTCTCGCCCACGACGACGACAACCTACACTATCACCGCGATGGGCACGCACGGTGATACTGCCACGGCGACGGCGACGGTCATCGTAACACCGGCTCCG encodes the following:
- a CDS encoding AsmA family protein, with amino-acid sequence MKRALLVIGLLLGLLVIIAVALPLFFDADSFRPRIQTELHSALAREVTIGHISLSLMAGGVSAENITIADDPAFSSKPFLGAKSLDVGVDLAALIFSRTLNIHSITVVNPEVALIQNNSGKWNFSTIGAAKTSTASTSPSTAANFSVQKLRVVHGRVSVAAGGRKPLTYDDVTVDASNISYASPIPFTLEAATPGGGKLKVDGNAGPIDRTDASRTPLQASVSITSMDLSRTGFLAADSGLAGVMDYTGTISSDGKFLKSEGSAKAHDLRVVKSGTPARQPVMLSYTSEYDLKRLAGSLSRGEVQTGSAVTVISGNYQRRGEDTVVHMKLTGQNLPITEVAGLLPALGVALPAGSSLQGGSVTANLAIDGALDKLVTTGTLDLANVKLANFNLGSKMSAIASLAGIRSSPDTTIQAMNSRLRIAPEGIRADSLTIIVPELGTVTGAGTLSNANALNFKMTARLNSNASLVGGLQKVAGLGQTNKAIPFYIQGTTQNPIFVPDVGGFIGNTVTAPAQGVQSGIGGILGGFFQKKKKP
- a CDS encoding MerR family transcriptional regulator, encoding MATAKSAGKKRGEEVLIPDKLYFRIGEVSRLCRLPAYVLRFWETEFPQLKPIKSSTGQRMYRQRDLENVLRIKALLYDHGFTIAGARQQLRTEAKAVKGQVGLPFPRRAPTDGLRRVRQGLQEILSILTKSAKRARTTHA